A genomic segment from Triticum dicoccoides isolate Atlit2015 ecotype Zavitan chromosome 1A, WEW_v2.0, whole genome shotgun sequence encodes:
- the LOC119294320 gene encoding pentatricopeptide repeat-containing protein At4g01030, mitochondrial-like: protein MAQAISLPALPTPHHHHHYVAPHSPRPSRGAYSPSLLRAELPLSAALRVGDDSSFRDARFLLSLLRQCGDLLHGEDEKSPEEERTDLAAARRLAPQLHSLAVRAGHATREPHVACALADLLERLGRGASGRRLLAEGDGEDWKDAVLWNKQVAMLAEAGDWDGAIAAFREMRARGVAADGYACARALHACGRAGRPREGRAVHAHALRAGLVDAHPLVPGFLAGMYAEGADVAAAKTVLLRTAGAGVVAWNAVIACCVRLGLVDDALELAERMARDAETSAVADPTLITWNTVLSGCARHGRDREALAVVGRMLEQGLSPDAATVSSLLKSVANSGSLDHGTEVHCFFLRHGLAPDAYTGTALVDMYAKCGRLDLAQRVFDGLEHRNLATWNSLVAGHANAGQFDRALELVEAMKRHRLDPNVTTWNGLITGYAMNGLSSQAMLLLRQIKSAGVAPNVVSWTSLISGSCHSGDYQSSFTFFSEMQQDGVQPSLVTMLVLLRACAGLAHLNKGKELHCFALRRAYDGEVVVSTALVDMYAKAGSLTSAKRVFGRVQGKNLVCCNAMLTGLAVHGQAHEAAALFHDMWRSGLKPDGITFTALLTACRSMGLVTEAWEYFDDMEAKYGVAPTAEHHACMVDLLARRGYLDEAMAFIERSPAEPGASSWGALLTGCAIHGNLDLAESAARHLFRLEPHNSANYLAMMSLYEQHQMFDEAESLKYAMKARGVDARPGWSWTQVGRSVRVFEVDGGSPPHPETPEIYEEMSRLVSQIRMVGYVPDTGCIAYDVPEEEKERLLLCHTEKLAVVYGLIRSDKSRAPVRVVKNTRMCRDCHEVIKHVSALCGRQIILRDASRFHHFVDGKCSCDDYW, encoded by the coding sequence ATGGCGCAGGCCATCTCCCTCCCCGCGCTCCCCactccccaccaccaccaccactacgtCGCGCCTCACAGCCCGAGACCCTCGCGCGGAGCCTACTCGCCGTCCCTCCTCAGAGCCGAGCTCCCCCTCTCCGCCGCGCTACGAGTCGGGGACGACTCCTCGTTCCGCGACGCCCGGTTCCTGCTCTCCCTGCTGCGCCAATGCGGCGACCTGCTCCACGGCGAGGACGAGAAGTCTCCGGAAGAGGAGCGCACCGACCTGGCTGCGGCCCGGAGGCTCGCGCCGCAGCTGCACTCACTGGCCGTGAGGGCGGGGCACGCGACGCGGGAGCCCCACGTGGCGTGCGCGCTCGCGGACCTCCTCGAGCGGCTGGGCCGCGGCGCCTCGGGCCGAAGGCTTCTGGCCGAGGGGGACGGCGAGGACTGGAAGGACGCGGTGCTGTGGAACAAGCAGGTGGCGATGCTGGCTGAGGCGGGGGACTGGGACGGCGCGATCGCCGCGTTCCGGGAGATGCGGGCGCGCGGGGTGGCCGCCGACGGGTACGCGTGCGCGCGGGCGCTCCACGCGTGCGGCCGCGCCGGGCGCCCGCGGGAGGGGCGGGCCGTGCACGCGCACGCGCTCCGGGCCGGGCTCGTCGACGCGCACCCGCTCGTCCCTGGGTTCCTCGCCGGCATGTACGCCGAGGGCGCCGACGTGGCCGCGGCGAAAACGGTGCTGCTTCGGACGGCCGGCGCTGGCGTTGTCGCGTGGAACGCGGTGATCGCCTGCTGCGTCCGGCTCGGGCTGGTGGACGACGCCTTGGAGCTCGCGGAGCGCATGGCGAGGGACGCCGAGACGTCGGCGGTGGCTGACCCCACGCTGATCACCTGGAACACCGTGCTCTCCGGCTGCGCGCGCCACGGCCGCGACCGGGAGGCGCTCGCCGTCGTCGGGAGGATGCTGGAGCAGGGCCTGTCGCCGGACGCCGCCACCGTGTCCAGCCTGCTCAAGTCGGTGGCCAACTCCGGGTCCCTCGACCACGGCACGGAGGTCCACTGCTTCTTCCTCCGGCACGGCCTCGCGCCGGACGCGTACACGGGGACGGCGCTGGTGGACATGTACGCCAAGTGCGGCCGCCTCGACCTCGCCCAGAGGGTGTTCGACGGATTAGAGCACCGGAACCTGGCCACCTGGAACTCGCTCGTCGCGGGGCACGCGAACGCCGGGCAGTTCGACAGAGCGCTGGAGCTCGTGGAGGCCATGAAGCGGCACCGGCTCGACCCGAACGTGACCACCTGGAACGGGCTAATCACCGGGTACGCCATGAACGGGCTGAGCTCGCAGGCGATGCTGCTGCTCCGGCAGATCAAGTCCGCCGGCGTGGCGCCCAACGTGGTCTCCTGGACCTCACTGATCTCCGGGAGCTGCCACAGCGGCGACTACCAGTCCTCATTCACCTTCTTCTCCGAGATGCAGCAGGACGGCGTCCAGCCGAGCCTGGTCACCATGCTGGTCCTGCTCCGTGCCTGCGCCGGCCTCGCCCACCTGAACAAGGGCAAGGAGCTGCACTGCTTCGCGCTCCGGCGAGCCTACGACGGCGAGGTCGTCGTCTCCACGGCGCTCGTCGACATGTACGCGAAGGCCGGGAGCCTGACGAGCGCCAAGAGGGTGTTCGGCCGGGTCCAGGGCAAGAACCTGGTGTGCTGCAACGCGATGCTCACCGGGCTGGCGGTGCACGGGCAGGCGCACGAGGCGGCAGCGCTGTTCCACGACATGTGGCGGTCGGGGTTGAAGCCGGACGGCATCACCTTCACGGCGCTGCTCACCGCCTGCCGGTCCATGGGCCTGGTCACCGAAGCGTGGGAGTACTTCGACGACATGGAGGCCAAGTACGGCGTGGCGCCAACAGCCGAGCACCACGCCTGCATGGTCGACCTACTGGCCCGGCGCGGGTACCTCGACGAGGCGATGGCCTTCATCGAGCGGTCGCCGGCCGAGCCCGGAGCGAGCTCGTGGGGCGCGCTCCTCACCGGCTGCGCGATCCACGGCAACCTCGACCTCGCGGAGTCCGCGGCGAGGCACCTCTTCAGGCTGGAGCCGCACAACTCGGCCAACTACCTGGCGATGATGAGCCTGTACGAGCAGCACCAGATGTTCGACGAGGCGGAGAGCCTCAAGTACGCCATGAAAGCAAGAGGAGTGGACGCGAGACCAGGGTGGAGCTGGACACAGGTCGGCCGGAGCGTCCGCGTCTTCGAGGTCGACGGCGGGTCGCCGCCGCACCCGGAGACGCCGGAGATATACGAGGAGATGAGCCGCCTGGTGTCGCAGATCAGGATGGTGGGGTACGTGCCGGACACCGGCTGCATCGCCTACGACGTCCCCGAGGAGGAGAAGGAGCGGCTGCTGCTCTGCCACACCGAGAAGCTCGCCGTCGTCTACGGGCTGATCCGGTCGGACAAGAGCCGGGCGCCCGTTAGGGTGGTGAAGAACACCAGGATGTGCAGGGACTGCCATGAGGTGATCAAGCACGTTTCGGCTCTGTGTGGCCGGCAGATCATCCTCCGTGATGCCTCTCGGTTCCACCATTTCGTCGACGGCAAGTGCTCCTGCGACGACTACTGGTGA